One window from the genome of Choloepus didactylus isolate mChoDid1 chromosome 2, mChoDid1.pri, whole genome shotgun sequence encodes:
- the TEX38 gene encoding testis-expressed protein 38, translated as MDFQREDLSLPGVWVSLFFGFLGLCSVVTGGCILFLHWRKNLRREERAQEWVEAMRAATFTYSPLLYWINKRRHYGMNAAINTGPPPAVIKTEPEVQNPDPVWELDIPEGRSHATRDSNPEMEAPAPLQPAVQLVQQQPQPTPILRPQASSPLPVPIFQEVSFALSLCNLPPMLNHSVSYPMATCPERNIHFHSLPTMAHGDHCFNAKPFASEL; from the exons ATGGATTTCCAACGGGAGGACCTGAGTCTCCCTGGAG TGTGGGTCTCCCTGTTCTTTGGATTCCTGGGGCTGTGTTCTGTGGTAACCGGAGGCTGCATTCTCTTTCTGCACTGGAGGAAGAACTTGCGGCGGGAAGAGCGGGCCCAGGAGTGGGTGGAGGCAATGAGAGCTGCCACGTTCACTTACAGCCCCTTGTTGTACTGGATTAACAAGCGACGGCATTATGGTATGAACGCAGCCATCAACACGGGCCCTCCCCCTGCTGTCATCAAGACCGAGCCTGAGGTCCAGAATCCCGATCCGGTGTGGGAGTTGGACATACCCGAGGGCAGGAGTCATGCCACCCGAGACAGCAATCCAGAGATGGAggcccctgcccctctgcaaCCTGCAGTCCAGCTGGTACAGCAGCAGCCCCAACCTACCCCCATACTGCGGCCCCAGGCCAGCTCCCCACTCCCAGTTCCCATCTTTCAGGAGGTGTCCTTTGCCTTATCCCTATGCAACCTGCCCCCTATGCTGAACCACTCTGTTTCTTACCCCATGGCCACCTGTCCTGAGAGGAACATCCACTTTCATTCCCTCCCCACAATGGCTCATGGTGACCATTGTTTCAATGCCAAGCCTTTTGCTTCAGAATTGTAA